A window from Sphingobacterium hotanense encodes these proteins:
- a CDS encoding fimbrillin family protein, producing the protein MKLKTNNILAFIALFSFSVLGGCQKSKDEPTAKANASVFVNLSVGEPTEEKVTFAGNRSARKNVQNIQRSNVYLDGGMTLEVSVTEQGKTINSSNSNATGAPKAEGASIIRALAYGTMYRMVVYDASNNYVTSQDYQYGITPPNTSIAVQAGATYTFIVYSINSTESIPDIDGRANLSTAKLSNINADLMFFKRTMEIQLGMNNLDAVLQHQFSQITTSFEMDDTMTGVIESISGAAFNPTKANGTLNFADGTLEFPTENASANIVYPLSAFGGRTITSEPTFIISPTTISSNLTIASMVIDSETKTNISIPNIKITPGHRYNMKIKIRSCLQEVTSAPLDWNYPETSWRSGSQTLYGIYKTDERRYYQNGETITNTFTAPEANYGFQFDIRELDNAFNMKVNGKYIYRSAATDQIQFETFSTTEGQFTNIEFQDGSQYGDQVDMIYLLKGTNANPIIRIVISKTGEVQMFGSKVSNGPLFPLRLKGDRTFNKVDWNKTGSNTVEVSQTVAGATVIIGRGYGRKTVRCN; encoded by the coding sequence ATGAAGTTAAAAACAAATAACATATTGGCGTTTATTGCGCTGTTCAGCTTCTCTGTTCTCGGAGGCTGTCAAAAATCAAAAGATGAACCTACAGCAAAAGCAAACGCATCGGTGTTTGTCAACTTATCGGTAGGCGAGCCCACGGAAGAGAAGGTAACTTTTGCCGGAAATCGCTCTGCGCGAAAAAACGTTCAAAATATACAACGTTCGAACGTTTATTTAGATGGAGGAATGACGCTTGAAGTCTCGGTTACCGAGCAGGGCAAGACGATCAACTCGAGCAATTCAAATGCTACAGGGGCTCCGAAGGCAGAAGGAGCAAGTATCATAAGGGCATTGGCTTATGGCACAATGTATCGCATGGTGGTCTATGATGCCTCCAATAATTATGTGACTAGCCAAGACTATCAATACGGTATTACGCCACCCAACACTTCGATCGCCGTTCAGGCGGGAGCAACTTACACATTCATTGTATATTCAATCAATAGCACTGAATCCATTCCGGACATTGATGGTAGAGCGAATTTAAGTACTGCTAAACTCAGCAATATCAATGCGGATCTTATGTTTTTCAAAAGAACGATGGAAATACAGTTAGGAATGAACAATTTAGATGCTGTGCTTCAGCATCAGTTTAGCCAGATAACAACAAGTTTCGAAATGGACGATACGATGACTGGTGTTATCGAATCGATTAGCGGCGCTGCATTTAATCCTACAAAAGCGAATGGAACGTTGAATTTCGCAGACGGCACTTTAGAATTTCCGACTGAAAATGCTTCGGCGAATATAGTTTATCCTTTGTCGGCATTTGGCGGTCGTACGATAACAAGCGAGCCTACCTTTATCATTAGTCCAACCACAATTTCTTCTAATCTAACAATAGCTTCTATGGTTATCGATTCAGAAACAAAAACTAATATCAGTATTCCGAACATTAAGATAACCCCAGGTCATCGTTATAACATGAAGATTAAGATTCGCTCATGTCTTCAAGAGGTAACTTCTGCACCATTAGATTGGAACTATCCCGAAACAAGCTGGAGATCAGGTAGTCAGACCCTATATGGTATTTATAAAACTGATGAACGTAGGTATTATCAAAATGGAGAGACGATCACCAATACCTTCACAGCTCCGGAGGCTAATTACGGCTTTCAATTTGATATCCGAGAACTTGACAATGCATTCAATATGAAAGTGAATGGAAAATATATTTACCGAAGCGCAGCCACAGATCAAATACAATTTGAAACCTTTAGCACGACAGAGGGACAATTCACGAATATTGAATTTCAAGATGGTTCACAATACGGTGATCAGGTCGACATGATTTATCTTTTGAAAGGAACAAACGCAAATCCAATCATAAGAATCGTCATCAGTAAAACGGGCGAAGTACAAATGTTCGGTAGCAAAGTAAGCAACGGGCCACTATTCCCGCTTAGGTTAAAGGGCGATAGGACTTTCAATAAGGTCGACTGGAACAAAACAGGCAGCAATACGGTCGAAGTTTCACAAACAGTTGCCGGAGCGACAGTCATCATCGGGCGAGGCTACGGAAGGAAGACCGTGCGCTGTAACTAA
- a CDS encoding DUF6965 family protein, translating to MTLAELRAALLGKSFTEPVQINSSSTVSEPDKFLAIQFADCERWSREIEKCPAYIRLVQFYEATK from the coding sequence ATGACGCTAGCAGAACTAAGAGCCGCATTATTGGGGAAGTCATTTACCGAACCCGTTCAGATCAATTCCTCTTCCACCGTATCGGAACCGGATAAATTTTTAGCAATTCAATTTGCTGATTGCGAGCGTTGGTCAAGGGAAATAGAGAAGTGCCCGGCTTATATTCGATTAGTACAGTTTTACGAGGCTACAAAGTAA
- a CDS encoding GNAT family N-acetyltransferase: protein MNVTIRQERPSDYDAIRELVRKSFENAEFTDGDEHHLVDRLRASDAYIPELALVAENEEQLVGFILCTKITIENGENRYESLALAPVAVDPRFQNLGIGGKLINGMHELAKKLGFGSIILLGHAEYYPRFGYRPTYTFDIHLPFEVPKENSMAIELSDGALKGIQGTVRYPEAFGI, encoded by the coding sequence ATGAACGTAACAATACGACAAGAAAGACCTAGCGACTACGATGCAATAAGAGAACTTGTGAGAAAATCATTTGAAAATGCTGAGTTTACAGATGGCGATGAGCATCATCTAGTCGATAGATTGCGAGCGTCGGATGCGTACATTCCGGAATTAGCATTGGTTGCTGAGAATGAGGAACAGTTGGTTGGATTTATCCTATGTACTAAAATTACGATTGAAAATGGAGAAAATCGCTATGAGTCTCTAGCATTGGCGCCAGTAGCGGTGGATCCTCGCTTTCAGAATTTGGGTATTGGAGGAAAGTTAATAAATGGCATGCATGAACTTGCAAAGAAATTAGGTTTTGGTTCGATTATATTGTTGGGACACGCAGAATACTACCCGCGTTTTGGGTACAGGCCAACTTATACGTTTGATATTCATTTACCCTTTGAGGTGCCAAAGGAAAATAGCATGGCTATTGAATTAAGTGATGGCGCATTGAAGGGAATACAAGGCACGGTACGCTATCCGGAAGCCTTCGGAATATAA
- a CDS encoding cold-shock protein — protein MQEGKVKFFNNTKGFGFITPNDGSADIFVHTTGLRDNIRENDTVTFDVEKTPKGLSATNVRIA, from the coding sequence ATGCAAGAAGGAAAAGTAAAATTCTTTAACAACACCAAAGGATTCGGATTTATTACACCTAATGATGGTAGTGCAGATATCTTTGTACACACAACAGGACTTAGAGACAATATCAGAGAAAATGATACTGTAACTTTTGATGTAGAAAAAACTCCAAAAGGATTAAGCGCTACAAACGTGCGTATCGCATAA
- a CDS encoding RNA polymerase sigma factor — MTRLDSSINGPLHAFNQGDEDAFKKIYSACWSKVFSDAYSRLKNKEDAENITQDVFITLWEQRGKQDIQNIPAFLYRLCKHKTLNYILKKRPALLAEHELEMSTDISPAYQLQFKEAGAIFNTKLKHLPPKQRSIFKLRYEENRSTVEIAQELGLSVKTVRNHLGRAIVTLRNILKLFLAVSTAVFI; from the coding sequence GTGACGCGACTTGATTCATCTATCAATGGTCCTCTCCATGCGTTCAACCAGGGGGACGAAGATGCTTTTAAAAAGATCTACAGCGCATGTTGGTCTAAGGTATTTTCTGATGCCTACTCTCGATTAAAAAATAAGGAAGATGCCGAAAATATCACACAAGATGTCTTCATCACATTATGGGAACAGCGTGGAAAGCAAGATATCCAAAATATTCCCGCCTTTCTCTACCGCCTTTGCAAGCATAAAACGCTGAATTACATCCTAAAAAAGCGTCCCGCTTTGCTTGCTGAACATGAACTTGAAATGTCAACGGATATCTCTCCGGCCTATCAGCTCCAATTTAAAGAGGCTGGAGCGATATTTAATACGAAGCTTAAACATCTGCCACCAAAACAGCGCTCGATTTTTAAGTTACGTTATGAAGAAAATCGATCAACGGTAGAGATAGCACAGGAACTAGGTTTATCCGTAAAAACCGTAAGAAATCATTTAGGTAGAGCAATAGTAACGCTTCGAAACATATTGAAACTTTTCTTGGCAGTCTCAACGGCTGTTTTTATTTAA
- a CDS encoding FecR family protein: protein MNQLYDSLKSDEFEFDKFSSEEKDNLETRMFERIQSSIQTKQHTVISKTSYLKWAAILIIPLLITGLYFAKLNMSSDEDLLLSEPGNFTANLITTSGKSYSLSSAVDLTKLQAEGLYEDVSEEGETIVMHEIQTPKGAFYQLILPDSSLVWLNAASTIRFPSRFDEHKREVFLSGEGYFEIKHNSSAPFYVKSAHQTTKVLGTKFNINAYAGQESDLVTLIEGSVEARSLKHEKLIMTPGYQAKIGASIRYEKVDQAGDYAAWRSGDFYFDNYPMTEVLRMLGRWYSIEVDETSIPNNRINGLIPRNLLLKDVLALIETTSGVTISVVNSKLKVVEKKNQHK from the coding sequence GTGAATCAACTATATGATTCTTTAAAATCTGATGAGTTCGAGTTTGATAAGTTTTCCAGTGAAGAAAAGGATAATCTAGAAACACGGATGTTTGAGCGAATTCAATCCAGCATACAAACGAAGCAGCATACTGTGATTTCGAAAACTAGTTACTTAAAATGGGCGGCAATCCTAATCATACCATTACTGATCACTGGCCTATATTTCGCCAAATTGAATATGTCCTCCGATGAGGATCTATTATTAAGTGAACCGGGCAATTTTACTGCAAATCTTATTACTACTTCTGGCAAGTCCTATTCGTTAAGTTCTGCTGTCGATTTAACGAAGTTGCAAGCCGAGGGCCTCTATGAAGACGTGAGCGAAGAGGGGGAAACCATTGTGATGCATGAAATTCAAACCCCAAAAGGAGCTTTTTATCAGTTGATTCTCCCAGACAGTAGTTTAGTATGGTTGAATGCGGCTAGTACGATTCGTTTTCCTTCGAGATTTGACGAACACAAGAGAGAAGTATTCTTAAGCGGGGAGGGCTATTTCGAGATTAAGCACAATTCCTCCGCACCTTTCTATGTAAAGTCTGCGCATCAAACTACCAAAGTCTTAGGCACCAAATTCAACATTAACGCATATGCAGGGCAAGAGTCAGATTTAGTAACATTAATCGAGGGTTCCGTGGAGGCGCGTTCATTGAAACATGAGAAACTGATCATGACGCCCGGATACCAAGCTAAAATTGGTGCGAGTATTCGTTACGAGAAAGTTGATCAGGCAGGCGACTATGCGGCATGGCGGTCTGGCGATTTCTATTTTGATAATTATCCGATGACTGAGGTCTTACGGATGCTTGGTCGATGGTATAGTATAGAAGTAGACGAAACATCAATTCCCAACAACAGAATAAATGGATTAATTCCGCGTAATCTCCTTTTGAAAGATGTGTTAGCACTAATAGAAACCACTTCAGGTGTAACCATTTCAGTCGTAAATAGTAAACTAAAAGTAGTAGAAAAGAAAAATCAACATAAATAG
- a CDS encoding SusC/RagA family TonB-linked outer membrane protein, which translates to MNFFKTKNLNFLLYAGMGFLCSQAPARAESVQKISIDVRNERLVDVFKQIKEQSNVSYLFDGKFTPIAKSITLKANSMELRELLPLIFQNQPFGYDYDKGVIVVREKTKDSQTRSSLTHIQEFVSGFVVNETGEALGGATVQLADGSKTVMTDAKGYFNLAISAETVSVRISYTGYETKTVILKQQEAPRIILNARQNILDETIVVGYGVQKKALVTSAVGSLKVDDSNMRQVASPTRLLEGRIAGVNVSMGSGNLASGERISIRGTSSISAGNNPLYVVDGVPINTSDMSLFSFGENYSPLAAFNHADIESIEILKDAASAAIYGSRASNGVVLITTKSGKAGRNDVRVNITTGFSEFANRNKIKLTSSQQYVNSYNAGVDNYNKQFGLAVGQSDYKIRISNPYEGLPDTDWLGLIVQKGYFQNYDASFSGGNTKTNYYFGLGLTDQSGVIKNNAIRKYNLNSKISHKFSDWLEIGANNMGNFIKNNQVPGANLGSTIIARAIEQRPFDRPFKPNGDYYVGGTDELTRHNPLQILNEQDAYVDNYRYLGTYYGQASFLDHFSFRTSFSADIGYTYDYTYYNDKHPYGTGVGRIIDYNRLIQNLVFDNVLNYNNSFGDLTVSAMLGHSFQKQMSRSSMIDGRGFPTPSMQVISVASEIFDASGSIGEYALESYFGRGTFSFQDKYLMTATFRADGSSKFHRDNRWGYFPSISFGWNVSREEFMGDNTNDLKIRASYGITGNQEGIGQYAYQALMSGGQNYGNISGISVSSFGNKDLRWERANQYDAGFDISFFKRRLNISFDAYYKKTFDLLYSRPIHATTGVTSIVSNIGTMENKGLELSINTNVPIGQVVWKSDFNIAHNKNKILSLLDDELPIAIGDNRALQVGKSIGAYYIFDWDGLYQYDGEVPQEQFDLGVRAGDVRWRDMDGNNIINDNDRIVTGDSNPKLTGGWNNSFSYKGFQLDMMFTFMYGTDIYAQWKSTGMANLGSNYAKDLTYVENAWTGPGTTNVYPRALIGLGHNTKNSTRFLEDGSFIRLRALTLGYNFDKSLVEQMKLKGLRVFATADNLFLLTRYSGWDPEVNNNLDPRYYGVDLFGVPQPRTFSFGLNVNL; encoded by the coding sequence ATGAATTTTTTTAAAACCAAAAACCTCAATTTCTTGCTTTATGCCGGAATGGGTTTTCTTTGTTCTCAGGCTCCTGCTCGAGCGGAATCGGTTCAAAAGATCAGTATTGATGTTCGGAATGAAAGACTCGTCGATGTCTTTAAGCAAATCAAAGAACAGAGTAACGTTTCTTATTTGTTCGATGGCAAATTTACTCCAATTGCGAAGTCAATTACGCTAAAAGCTAATTCCATGGAACTTAGAGAGCTCTTGCCGCTAATTTTCCAAAATCAACCTTTTGGGTATGACTATGATAAGGGAGTCATCGTCGTTCGAGAGAAAACAAAAGATAGTCAGACAAGGAGCTCATTAACTCATATCCAGGAATTTGTTTCAGGATTTGTGGTTAACGAGACGGGTGAAGCACTAGGCGGGGCAACAGTGCAATTGGCAGATGGCTCTAAAACGGTGATGACAGATGCTAAGGGTTATTTCAATCTAGCGATTTCAGCGGAGACCGTTTCTGTACGAATTAGCTACACGGGCTATGAAACCAAAACTGTAATCCTGAAGCAGCAAGAGGCTCCACGCATCATTTTAAATGCACGCCAAAATATACTGGATGAAACAATTGTTGTTGGTTATGGTGTTCAAAAGAAAGCGTTGGTGACTAGCGCTGTTGGGAGTTTAAAGGTTGATGACTCCAACATGCGTCAAGTGGCAAGCCCCACACGCTTATTGGAAGGGAGAATTGCAGGGGTCAATGTTTCCATGGGGTCGGGAAACTTGGCTTCGGGTGAACGCATTTCCATTCGCGGAACGTCCTCCATCAGTGCCGGAAATAATCCACTTTACGTCGTTGACGGAGTACCGATCAATACTTCAGATATGTCGTTATTCTCATTTGGCGAGAACTATAGCCCATTGGCGGCATTTAATCATGCAGATATCGAATCTATCGAAATACTTAAGGATGCTGCTTCTGCAGCAATTTATGGCTCCAGAGCATCTAATGGGGTTGTCCTCATCACCACGAAGTCAGGAAAGGCTGGAAGAAACGACGTACGCGTGAACATAACGACTGGTTTCAGCGAATTTGCGAATCGAAATAAAATTAAATTGACAAGCTCGCAACAGTACGTAAATAGCTATAATGCGGGAGTGGATAACTACAATAAGCAATTTGGTTTAGCTGTCGGCCAGTCGGATTATAAGATTCGTATTTCAAATCCTTATGAAGGACTACCGGATACAGATTGGTTAGGGTTAATTGTACAAAAAGGTTATTTCCAGAACTATGATGCATCTTTTTCTGGGGGTAATACGAAGACAAACTATTATTTCGGTTTAGGTTTAACCGATCAATCAGGTGTGATCAAAAATAATGCGATTCGTAAGTACAACTTAAACTCAAAAATCAGTCATAAATTCAGTGATTGGTTGGAAATTGGAGCAAATAATATGGGGAATTTTATAAAGAATAATCAAGTTCCGGGTGCCAATTTAGGTTCTACAATTATTGCTCGTGCAATTGAACAGCGACCATTTGATAGACCGTTTAAACCCAATGGCGATTATTATGTTGGAGGTACGGATGAATTAACTCGGCATAATCCTTTACAAATTTTAAACGAACAGGATGCCTATGTAGATAATTATCGTTATTTAGGAACTTATTATGGGCAAGCCAGCTTTCTTGACCATTTCTCCTTCCGGACATCATTCTCAGCGGATATTGGATATACCTACGATTATACCTACTATAATGATAAACATCCCTATGGTACAGGAGTCGGTAGAATTATCGATTATAATCGTTTAATCCAAAACTTAGTATTTGATAATGTATTAAACTATAATAATAGCTTCGGTGATTTAACAGTTTCCGCCATGTTAGGGCATTCGTTCCAAAAACAAATGTCGAGATCATCGATGATCGATGGTCGCGGTTTTCCAACTCCGTCAATGCAGGTAATTTCTGTTGCGTCTGAGATCTTTGATGCCAGTGGGTCAATTGGAGAATATGCTTTAGAATCTTATTTCGGACGCGGTACTTTTTCCTTCCAAGATAAATATCTAATGACTGCGACGTTTCGCGCTGACGGTTCTTCTAAATTTCACCGTGATAATCGTTGGGGATACTTTCCGTCCATTTCCTTTGGTTGGAATGTCTCACGCGAGGAGTTTATGGGTGATAATACCAACGATCTGAAGATTCGCGCAAGTTACGGTATTACAGGTAACCAAGAAGGAATTGGACAATATGCGTATCAAGCATTAATGTCTGGAGGACAGAACTATGGAAATATAAGTGGAATATCGGTATCATCGTTCGGAAACAAGGATTTAAGATGGGAACGAGCGAATCAGTATGATGCAGGTTTTGACATTTCGTTCTTTAAGAGAAGGTTAAATATATCCTTTGATGCCTATTACAAGAAGACCTTCGACTTATTATATAGTAGGCCGATTCATGCGACCACCGGTGTAACAAGCATTGTAAGTAATATCGGTACAATGGAGAACAAAGGTTTAGAATTGAGCATCAATACGAATGTACCGATCGGACAGGTCGTGTGGAAATCGGATTTCAATATCGCGCATAACAAAAATAAAATCTTATCCCTTTTAGATGACGAACTACCAATTGCAATTGGTGATAACCGCGCTCTTCAAGTGGGAAAGAGTATTGGTGCATATTACATCTTTGACTGGGATGGACTCTACCAATACGACGGAGAAGTTCCGCAAGAACAATTTGATTTAGGAGTTCGAGCCGGTGATGTTCGTTGGAGAGATATGGATGGCAATAATATCATCAATGACAATGATAGAATAGTTACAGGAGATTCTAACCCTAAATTAACCGGTGGATGGAACAACAGTTTCTCCTATAAAGGTTTTCAATTGGATATGATGTTTACCTTCATGTACGGTACAGATATTTATGCGCAATGGAAATCAACTGGTATGGCCAACCTAGGATCCAATTATGCTAAAGATCTAACCTATGTTGAGAATGCTTGGACTGGGCCTGGAACTACAAATGTATATCCCAGAGCGTTAATTGGGCTGGGCCACAATACAAAAAATTCAACTCGCTTTTTGGAGGATGGATCTTTTATAAGGCTTCGTGCTCTGACCTTAGGTTACAATTTTGATAAATCACTTGTGGAACAGATGAAGTTAAAAGGTCTACGCGTTTTTGCTACTGCAGACAATCTATTTTTACTTACTCGCTATTCAGGATGGGACCCAGAGGTCAATAATAATTTGGATCCAAGATATTATGGCGTTGATTTATTCGGCGTGCCCCAACCTCGAACATTCAGTTTTGGTTTAAATGTTAATTTATAA
- a CDS encoding RagB/SusD family nutrient uptake outer membrane protein, with protein MKSLKFKYIALSTLLMFASSCGNQLDLYSHSAMSPDAVKESDIPALRIGMYNNMQNDPGVHNFILFDLLGGDLQTGANASPLNLITSTLSPLNSVISRGWNGYYSSLYQVNNVIDICNKQEASAVRNKTLGEAYYFRALNYYNLVTRWGDVPLLYENTLDKPFRTAQADVWAFIEQNLKESSNLLSVADSYYYVSADAITALQARVYLAQGKKAEAAQAAEKLITSGKYALDSFEKIFRKQANNEIIFAFENLSEESSINISDLFYSYAHPNKGQGNYRITEKTVNLFATSDKRRTMTIINIAGTECVNKYPSGQTGRDPVIISRIAEMYLISAEAQGLQNGLTRLNQLRNYRGLPSINPSSEADFLDAVLKERQMELLGENFRFYDLVRTGKAVSTLGILNYQTLLPIPGSELQRNTNLTPNPGY; from the coding sequence ATGAAATCTTTAAAATTTAAATATATAGCCCTTTCGACGCTGTTGATGTTTGCAAGCTCTTGTGGAAATCAGCTTGATTTATATTCACATTCGGCGATGTCGCCTGATGCTGTGAAAGAAAGTGATATACCGGCGCTGCGTATTGGTATGTATAACAACATGCAGAATGATCCCGGTGTACATAATTTTATTCTTTTTGATTTGTTAGGTGGCGACCTGCAAACCGGGGCAAACGCGTCACCTTTAAACTTAATTACTAGCACTTTATCGCCGTTAAACTCTGTAATCTCACGTGGCTGGAACGGATATTACAGTTCGCTTTATCAAGTGAATAATGTTATTGACATTTGTAATAAGCAAGAAGCAAGCGCCGTAAGGAATAAAACTTTGGGCGAAGCATATTACTTCCGAGCATTAAATTATTACAATCTAGTAACGCGTTGGGGAGATGTACCTCTACTATATGAAAATACGCTTGACAAGCCGTTTCGTACTGCACAGGCTGATGTTTGGGCGTTTATAGAGCAAAATTTGAAAGAATCTTCAAATCTACTCAGCGTTGCCGACTCGTATTATTATGTTTCTGCAGATGCTATTACCGCATTGCAAGCCCGTGTATATTTGGCGCAGGGCAAAAAGGCAGAGGCTGCACAAGCTGCTGAGAAATTAATAACCTCTGGAAAGTACGCTTTGGATAGTTTTGAGAAGATATTCCGAAAGCAAGCGAATAATGAAATTATCTTCGCCTTTGAGAATCTCTCGGAAGAGTCTTCCATTAATATTTCTGATTTGTTTTATTCATACGCCCATCCTAACAAAGGACAAGGTAATTATCGAATCACGGAAAAAACGGTGAATTTATTTGCCACTTCAGATAAACGTCGTACAATGACAATAATAAATATAGCGGGTACTGAATGTGTTAACAAATATCCAAGTGGACAAACTGGTCGTGATCCAGTTATTATTTCGAGAATTGCAGAGATGTATTTGATTTCTGCAGAAGCGCAGGGGCTTCAAAATGGATTAACTCGTCTAAACCAACTTAGAAACTACAGAGGGCTGCCAAGCATTAACCCATCATCAGAAGCAGATTTTTTAGATGCTGTATTGAAAGAACGGCAAATGGAACTGCTAGGGGAGAACTTTCGTTTCTACGATCTGGTGCGGACAGGTAAAGCTGTAAGCACTCTGGGCATCTTAAACTATCAAACTTTACTACCAATACCGGGAAGCGAATTACAAAGAAACACTAATTTAACACCAAATCCTGGATACTAA
- a CDS encoding phosphodiester glycosidase family protein, whose product MNKLKSIYLSLLIVPLLGACSNKDEFIKVEDQFSLNPTTDVAKKLVSGTNLFVHIKKDTSYTVQEGITASEISYISHTGLAKTIFTFEVDLTKPNIGMEVSTPNNSPQYGMQQMTKQATFEDSEGHEVWAGINADFFNTSNGTPQGILYKEGIAIKTSVTDGINTFFAILKDGKAFVGDQDDYENVKGEIQEAVGGRVTLINNGILATQTNATLEPRTAIGVSQDGSKVYILVVDGRRFHYSNGMAYDELGKCLKAMGAYDAINLDGGGSSTFFVRNTPNFTDDRFEIRNWPSDNGGMERAVANGILIIKK is encoded by the coding sequence ATGAATAAGTTAAAATCAATATATTTATCGCTACTTATTGTACCCTTATTAGGTGCATGCAGCAATAAAGACGAATTTATCAAGGTCGAGGATCAGTTCAGCTTGAATCCTACGACGGATGTTGCGAAGAAGTTAGTTAGCGGAACAAATCTTTTTGTACATATTAAGAAGGATACGTCTTACACGGTTCAAGAAGGAATTACAGCATCTGAGATATCCTATATATCGCATACCGGCCTAGCAAAAACAATATTCACATTTGAAGTAGACTTGACTAAGCCAAATATTGGAATGGAGGTATCTACGCCGAACAACTCTCCGCAGTACGGCATGCAACAAATGACAAAGCAGGCAACTTTTGAAGATTCTGAAGGACACGAAGTTTGGGCGGGGATCAACGCTGATTTCTTTAATACTTCGAATGGGACGCCTCAGGGAATTTTATATAAGGAGGGAATAGCAATTAAAACTAGCGTCACGGATGGAATTAATACGTTTTTTGCTATCCTTAAAGACGGCAAGGCCTTTGTAGGTGATCAAGACGACTATGAGAATGTGAAAGGAGAAATTCAGGAAGCAGTTGGGGGAAGGGTAACTCTTATCAATAATGGGATACTAGCAACACAGACAAACGCAACATTAGAGCCTCGTACTGCTATTGGTGTTTCTCAAGATGGCAGCAAAGTTTATATTTTGGTTGTTGACGGACGCCGCTTCCATTATTCAAACGGAATGGCTTATGATGAACTTGGTAAATGTTTAAAGGCCATGGGTGCTTACGACGCCATAAACTTGGATGGCGGTGGCTCAAGCACATTTTTCGTCCGTAACACTCCAAACTTTACGGATGATAGATTTGAAATTAGAAATTGGCCATCGGATAACGGTGGAATGGAGCGCGCTGTCGCCAATGGTATATTAATTATCAAAAAATAA